The Desmonostoc muscorum LEGE 12446 genome includes a region encoding these proteins:
- a CDS encoding phosphotransacetylase family protein, whose translation MPKSPKYLLIGSTETYSGKSATVLGLSHQLQQKGLDIAYGKPLGTCLNSSSGTLIEEDVQFIALSLNLPENRVAPTMLALDELNVQKRLRGEDKTNYQQSLLQQYSQMSPGDLVLLEGPGDLYEGNLFDLSLLQLAEVLDAGVLLVTRYKSLLSVEALLAAKQRVGDRLIGVVINDIPVAQLKAVDTLLRPFLEQQDIPVLGMLPNSDLLKSVSVGELVKQLKADVLCRNDRLDLLVESLAIGAMNVNSAVKYFRKRRNMAVVTGGDRVEIQQAALETSTQCLILTGQLPPPPFILSRAEELEIPILSVDLDTLTTVEIVDRTFGQVRLHEPIKVQYIRQLMVEHFDIERLLSKLGLTPATALS comes from the coding sequence GTGCCCAAATCCCCTAAATATTTGCTGATTGGATCAACCGAGACTTACAGCGGTAAATCTGCAACTGTTCTGGGTTTGTCTCATCAGCTACAGCAAAAAGGACTGGATATAGCCTACGGTAAACCGCTCGGTACGTGTTTAAATTCGTCTAGCGGAACTTTAATTGAGGAAGATGTCCAGTTCATCGCTCTTAGCCTCAATTTGCCGGAAAACCGTGTTGCACCTACAATGCTGGCTTTGGATGAACTAAATGTGCAAAAACGCTTGCGTGGGGAGGACAAAACCAATTATCAGCAGTCGCTATTACAGCAATATTCGCAAATGTCGCCTGGAGATTTGGTATTGCTAGAGGGACCTGGTGATTTGTATGAAGGCAATTTGTTTGACTTATCTTTGCTACAACTGGCTGAAGTATTGGATGCTGGCGTGCTGTTAGTAACCCGCTATAAATCTTTGCTTTCAGTTGAAGCATTATTGGCTGCTAAGCAACGTGTAGGCGATCGCTTGATTGGTGTCGTCATCAATGATATCCCTGTGGCACAACTAAAAGCAGTTGACACTCTGTTGCGCCCGTTTTTGGAACAGCAGGATATTCCAGTACTGGGAATGCTGCCAAACAGCGATTTGCTCAAGAGTGTCAGCGTTGGCGAACTTGTTAAGCAATTAAAAGCTGACGTTCTGTGTCGCAACGATCGCCTAGATTTGTTGGTGGAAAGTCTGGCAATTGGAGCGATGAATGTCAACTCGGCTGTGAAATATTTCCGCAAACGCCGGAATATGGCAGTTGTAACAGGGGGCGATCGCGTGGAAATTCAGCAAGCTGCTTTGGAAACTTCTACCCAATGTTTAATTCTCACCGGGCAACTACCACCTCCACCGTTCATTCTCAGTCGTGCTGAAGAACTAGAAATTCCCATTTTATCCGTTGACTTAGACACCCTCACCACAGTCGAAATTGTTGACCGCACTTTTGGTCAAGTCCGCCTCCACGAGCCGATTAAGGTTCAGTATATTCGCCAGCTGATGGTTGAGCATTTTGACATTGAGCGTCTGTTATCTAAACTCGGTTTAACTCCCGCAACGGCTTTGTCTTAG
- a CDS encoding glutathione S-transferase family protein, protein MLKLYGSARSRASIVHWYLEELEVPYEFVKLDMQAGEHLQPEYLTINPFARVPGIVDGDFQLWESGAILLYLTDKYGKAPVSLEERAVIYQWVLFANSTLTTAVLVEANRDRQIPRLLTTLNEIFSKQPFLLGNEFTVADVAVGSVLNYIPMLLKLDLSPYPAVLNYMKQLTERPAFQKTIGART, encoded by the coding sequence ATGCTAAAACTTTACGGTAGCGCTCGTAGTCGAGCTTCCATAGTTCATTGGTATTTAGAGGAACTAGAAGTTCCCTACGAATTCGTCAAGCTTGATATGCAGGCGGGTGAACACCTCCAGCCTGAGTATTTGACAATTAATCCATTTGCAAGAGTTCCAGGAATTGTTGATGGAGATTTTCAGCTTTGGGAATCTGGGGCAATTTTGCTCTATCTCACGGATAAGTATGGAAAAGCTCCAGTTTCACTAGAAGAACGTGCTGTGATTTACCAGTGGGTGTTATTTGCCAATTCCACCCTCACTACAGCAGTTTTGGTAGAAGCAAATCGCGATCGCCAAATACCACGTTTGTTGACTACCTTAAATGAAATTTTCAGTAAACAACCTTTTTTGCTGGGCAATGAATTCACTGTTGCTGATGTGGCAGTGGGTTCTGTTTTGAACTACATTCCCATGCTTCTAAAACTAGACCTCAGCCCTTACCCCGCGGTGTTGAATTATATGAAGCAATTGACTGAACGTCCGGCATTTCAAAAAACTATCGGTGCAAGAACGTAA
- a CDS encoding YajQ family cyclic di-GMP-binding protein: MASTFSFDIVSDFDQQELVNAVDQVAREIKSRYDLKDTQTTVELAEESINVSTDSEFTLDSVHNILREKAAKRNLSQKIFDFGKIESASGNRVRQEIKLKKGISQEIAKQISKLIRDEFKKVQASIQGDAVRVSAKSKDDLQVVIVRLKQEDYPVALQFTNYR; the protein is encoded by the coding sequence ATGGCTTCTACTTTTTCCTTTGACATTGTGAGCGACTTTGACCAACAAGAATTGGTTAACGCTGTCGATCAAGTTGCGCGAGAAATCAAAAGCCGTTATGACCTCAAAGATACTCAAACTACCGTTGAGTTGGCTGAAGAAAGCATTAATGTTAGTACTGACAGCGAGTTTACCTTAGATTCTGTACACAACATCCTGCGGGAAAAAGCCGCTAAGCGTAATCTCTCCCAGAAAATCTTTGATTTTGGGAAAATTGAATCAGCAAGCGGTAACCGCGTGCGTCAAGAAATTAAACTCAAAAAAGGCATCAGTCAAGAAATCGCCAAACAAATTTCCAAATTGATTCGTGACGAATTCAAAAAGGTACAAGCCTCAATTCAAGGTGACGCTGTACGGGTTTCTGCCAAATCTAAAGATGACTTGCAAGTTGTTATTGTGCGGCTAAAACAAGAAGACTATCCTGTGGCTTTGCAATTTACAAATTATCGGTAA
- a CDS encoding Lin0512 family protein translates to MARKRLIIEMGMGIDQHGQEPTVAASRAVRNAIANNALPGVWEVAGLSHPNEMIVEVQVAVPYPEKVREEEVLAVLPFGRKTLTVESGGMIVQGRAIPELNDQNDEMLIAIAAVTVLVE, encoded by the coding sequence ATGGCGCGTAAACGGTTGATAATTGAAATGGGAATGGGAATAGATCAGCATGGACAAGAACCGACAGTAGCGGCATCTAGGGCGGTACGCAATGCGATCGCTAATAATGCTTTACCCGGTGTTTGGGAAGTGGCTGGTTTGAGTCATCCCAATGAAATGATTGTGGAAGTTCAAGTAGCAGTACCATACCCAGAAAAAGTTAGGGAAGAGGAAGTGCTAGCCGTACTACCATTTGGCCGGAAGACTCTCACTGTAGAATCTGGGGGGATGATAGTTCAAGGGCGAGCGATTCCGGAACTCAACGATCAAAATGATGAAATGTTGATTGCGATCGCCGCTGTGACGGTTCTAGTTGAATAA
- a CDS encoding MAPEG family protein yields the protein MIIFLYSIAAAAVLIYVPFLVVAYARVRVGYDLSAPRAMFDKLPPYAQRATWAHQNSFEAFMVFAAAAFMAYVTGVNSSTAATAAIAFVAARFLYSIFYILNIPLLRSLMFGIGSLGSAILIFLSIIQASS from the coding sequence ATGATAATTTTTTTGTACTCGATCGCTGCTGCTGCCGTTCTAATTTACGTGCCATTTTTGGTAGTAGCTTATGCCCGTGTGCGTGTTGGGTACGATCTCTCTGCCCCTCGCGCTATGTTTGATAAATTGCCACCATACGCTCAAAGAGCCACCTGGGCACATCAGAACTCCTTTGAAGCGTTTATGGTATTTGCCGCAGCCGCATTCATGGCATACGTAACTGGTGTAAATTCTTCTACAGCAGCAACGGCTGCGATCGCTTTTGTGGCTGCCCGTTTTCTTTACTCAATTTTTTATATTTTGAATATACCCCTTTTGCGATCGCTAATGTTTGGCATTGGCTCCCTTGGCTCTGCTATTCTCATATTCCTGAGCATCATCCAAGCTAGTAGTTAA
- the trmFO gene encoding FADH(2)-oxidizing methylenetetrahydrofolate--tRNA-(uracil(54)-C(5))-methyltransferase TrmFO, translating to MEKQPIQVIGGGLAGTEAAWQIAQAGVPVILYEMRPKRFSPAHHTEHLAELVCSNSFGAMASDRAAGLLHEELRQLGSIVISKADEHAVPAGGALAVDRGQFGQDLTQTLSNHPLIEFRRGEVQAIPEGIVVLATGPLTSPDLAEDLRRFTGMEYLSFFDAASPIIVGESINRDIAFMASRYDKGEAAYLNCPMNKEQYLRFREELCKAEQTELKDFERETAKFFEACLPIEELAQRGEDTMRFGPLKPVGLSDSRTAERPYAVVQLRQEDKAGQLWNMVGFQTNLRWGEQKRIFQLIPGLEKAEFVRLGVMHRNTFINAPQLMYPTLQFKGHPTLLAAGQLIGTEGYTAAAAGGCLAGINAARLALGKEPLALPPTTMMGALFEFISSASPKHFQPMPPNFGIFPELGVKIKNKQERYGHYRDRSLADLTNWKAQN from the coding sequence ATGGAAAAACAACCGATACAAGTAATTGGAGGTGGACTAGCTGGGACAGAAGCAGCTTGGCAAATAGCCCAAGCTGGAGTACCGGTGATTTTATATGAAATGCGTCCAAAGCGCTTCAGTCCTGCTCATCATACAGAACATCTGGCAGAATTAGTGTGTAGTAATTCCTTTGGGGCAATGGCAAGCGATCGCGCTGCTGGATTGTTGCACGAAGAATTACGTCAGCTTGGTTCCATTGTAATTTCTAAAGCTGATGAACACGCCGTTCCTGCCGGTGGTGCATTAGCGGTAGATCGGGGACAATTTGGCCAAGATTTAACTCAAACTTTATCCAATCATCCTTTAATTGAATTCCGTCGGGGTGAAGTGCAAGCAATTCCTGAAGGAATTGTGGTTTTAGCAACCGGGCCTTTAACCAGTCCAGATTTAGCAGAAGATTTGCGCCGCTTTACCGGGATGGAATACCTCAGCTTTTTTGATGCAGCTAGCCCGATTATCGTGGGAGAATCGATTAACCGTGACATTGCCTTTATGGCATCACGTTATGACAAAGGTGAAGCTGCTTATCTCAACTGCCCAATGAATAAAGAACAGTATTTGCGGTTTCGAGAAGAACTCTGCAAAGCTGAACAAACAGAACTCAAAGATTTTGAACGAGAAACGGCGAAATTTTTTGAAGCTTGTCTACCCATTGAAGAACTAGCACAGCGGGGAGAAGACACCATGCGTTTTGGTCCCCTGAAACCAGTGGGTTTATCAGATAGTCGCACAGCGGAACGTCCTTATGCTGTGGTGCAGTTGCGCCAAGAAGATAAAGCCGGTCAACTTTGGAACATGGTAGGATTCCAAACTAATTTGCGCTGGGGTGAACAAAAGCGCATATTTCAGCTAATTCCCGGTTTAGAAAAAGCCGAGTTTGTACGGTTGGGAGTCATGCACCGCAACACTTTTATTAATGCTCCTCAGTTGATGTATCCGACTCTGCAATTTAAGGGGCATCCAACTTTGCTCGCAGCTGGACAGTTAATTGGTACAGAAGGCTACACCGCTGCGGCTGCGGGTGGTTGCTTAGCGGGAATTAATGCAGCGCGGCTAGCTTTGGGTAAAGAACCATTGGCTTTACCACCAACAACAATGATGGGGGCGCTATTTGAATTTATTAGTTCTGCTTCACCCAAACACTTCCAACCAATGCCGCCTAATTTTGGGATTTTTCCCGAATTAGGTGTGAAAATCAAAAATAAACAAGAGCGTTATGGACATTATCGCGATCGCTCTTTAGCTGACTTAACAAACTGGAAAGCTCAGAATTAA
- a CDS encoding cyclic nucleotide-binding domain-containing protein yields MLSPVVTVGIFQKQPNPKVFSLGEVIFEEGQPGDIMYGIVEGEVDILVNGKVVETIETGEVFGVGILVGVKNRTYTAIAKTDSKLAFLDEKGFLFAVQETPMFAIKVMKSYSERLSRLLHTL; encoded by the coding sequence ATGCTAAGTCCTGTAGTCACAGTCGGTATATTTCAAAAACAACCCAATCCTAAAGTATTTTCACTAGGCGAAGTCATCTTTGAAGAAGGACAGCCTGGTGATATTATGTACGGCATTGTGGAAGGAGAAGTGGATATATTAGTCAATGGTAAGGTTGTAGAAACCATTGAGACGGGCGAAGTTTTTGGTGTGGGCATACTTGTAGGAGTAAAAAATAGAACTTACACAGCGATCGCCAAGACGGACTCCAAACTTGCTTTCCTTGATGAAAAAGGATTTCTCTTTGCTGTTCAGGAAACACCCATGTTTGCCATCAAGGTAATGAAAAGCTACTCAGAGCGCCTGAGTAGGTTGTTGCATACGCTCTAA
- a CDS encoding RNA-guided endonuclease InsQ/TnpB family protein — protein sequence MEQVLTLVCKLNPCQKQTEEIELVLKAFESACNYANQKVKAQITSKTTIQNMVYNEIRVLFGLSANLAVRACARVGANRKTAKLKDKPVKKFKPTSADYDARIFSFREKDWTVSLTLMNGREHIKIDAGNYQRGKLKGRKPTSAQLCKHRDGNYYIHIQIKDEPPAPIKSNNVIGVDFGRRDIAVTSNGDKWDGKQINDVRDKFSRVRTSLQKKATKGKRSTRRRARQILKRLSGKERRFQQWLNHNISKSIIQDALKNNAAVAIEDLSGIRERTNQKPRNKTERRRSNSWSFYQLRSFLEYKGVQFGVEVIAVPPAYTSLTCHQCVHIGLRSDKRFKCMNETCSWSGDADFNGAKNIAAIGAVFVNQPRGSNCLCCELSTDSSGLLKAYTVCVASV from the coding sequence GTATTGACGCTAGTTTGCAAACTCAACCCCTGTCAAAAACAAACAGAGGAAATTGAACTGGTACTCAAAGCCTTTGAGTCGGCGTGTAACTATGCCAATCAGAAAGTTAAGGCTCAGATAACTAGCAAGACCACTATTCAAAATATGGTCTATAACGAGATTCGCGTTTTGTTTGGTTTGAGTGCAAATTTAGCTGTTCGTGCTTGTGCCAGAGTTGGGGCTAATCGCAAAACTGCCAAGCTCAAAGATAAGCCAGTTAAAAAATTTAAGCCAACATCGGCTGATTATGATGCCAGGATTTTCTCATTTAGAGAGAAAGACTGGACTGTTAGTTTGACTTTGATGAATGGTAGAGAACACATCAAAATTGATGCTGGTAATTATCAAAGAGGTAAATTAAAAGGTAGAAAACCAACATCAGCACAGTTATGTAAACATCGTGATGGCAACTATTACATCCACATCCAAATCAAGGATGAACCACCAGCACCAATTAAATCTAATAACGTAATTGGCGTTGATTTTGGTCGTCGTGATATTGCTGTAACTAGTAATGGTGATAAGTGGGATGGAAAACAAATTAACGATGTTAGGGATAAGTTTTCCAGAGTGAGAACATCTCTCCAGAAAAAAGCCACGAAAGGCAAAAGGTCTACTCGCCGCAGGGCAAGACAGATTTTGAAACGGCTGTCGGGTAAGGAGAGAAGATTTCAACAATGGCTAAACCACAACATTAGCAAGTCCATAATTCAGGACGCATTAAAAAATAACGCAGCAGTAGCAATTGAAGACTTGTCCGGCATTCGTGAAAGAACCAATCAAAAGCCAAGAAACAAGACAGAACGTAGACGTTCAAACTCTTGGTCTTTTTATCAATTGCGTTCTTTTTTGGAATACAAAGGTGTTCAATTTGGGGTAGAAGTAATTGCTGTACCTCCGGCGTATACAAGCCTTACTTGCCACCAATGCGTACATATTGGACTGCGTTCTGACAAGCGTTTCAAATGTATGAATGAGACTTGTTCTTGGAGTGGTGACGCTGATTTTAATGGAGCAAAAAATATTGCTGCTATTGGGGCTGTATTTGTAAACCAGCCTAGAGGCTCGAACTGTTTGTGTTGTGAACTCAGCACAGACAGTTCAGGGCTGCTAAAAGCCTACACTGTATGCGTTGCATCAGTGTAG
- a CDS encoding DNA recombination-mediator protein A, which yields MSQSTDLINVDTLAQELATIQQTGSKRIALLGSRHVPITHQNLIEMMTYALVLSGNRIITSGAIGTNSAAIRGATRADPNLLTVILPQSLERQPFESRQQLEQVMHLVENPSNDNLSLAEASYLCNKEIVSRCQQLICFAFHDSRTLLQTCQDAEEQRKVVTLFYFD from the coding sequence TTGAGCCAGTCAACAGACCTTATTAACGTAGATACATTAGCGCAAGAACTGGCGACAATCCAGCAAACGGGTTCTAAAAGAATCGCCTTGCTGGGTTCTCGTCATGTGCCGATTACGCATCAGAATCTTATTGAAATGATGACTTATGCCCTAGTTTTATCGGGTAATCGGATCATCACTTCTGGTGCTATAGGTACAAATTCTGCTGCCATCCGGGGAGCAACGCGAGCCGATCCAAACTTGTTAACGGTGATTCTACCCCAAAGCTTGGAACGCCAGCCTTTTGAATCCCGCCAACAACTAGAGCAGGTAATGCATTTAGTGGAAAATCCCAGTAATGATAATCTGTCTCTTGCAGAAGCTAGTTACCTGTGCAACAAGGAAATTGTCTCTCGTTGCCAGCAACTGATTTGCTTCGCGTTTCACGACAGCCGCACTTTGTTGCAAACTTGTCAAGATGCAGAAGAACAAAGAAAAGTGGTGACACTCTTCTACTTCGATTAG